The Rhinoderma darwinii isolate aRhiDar2 chromosome 8, aRhiDar2.hap1, whole genome shotgun sequence genome has a window encoding:
- the LOC142660040 gene encoding olfactory receptor 6C74-like, producing the protein MDLLIMELLFLNMTIHVNSSHTTINYFIVKGISDVPEMQVPIFLLVFVMYLTTLVGNLTILLLICLDHHLQTPMYFFLGNLSIVDISCCTITLHKILISFLTGDKTISVTECMIQTYMFGSLAGHELFILTVMSYDRYVAVCNPLNYHMVMNRRTCGLLASLCWLLGFVQTIPLVGILSSYLCYTSIEIDHFFCDIVPMMKMACSDTSVLERLFFFQGLFLLTIAPFVLTFMPYVFIIVAIVKIHTSSGRRKAFYTCSSHLTVVVLLYATLASQYLAPNSKGSLSSKKLFALFNTAVVPMLNPLIYSLKNKEVKDAMRRKLSSCNVIISSKCSE; encoded by the exons ATGGACCTTCTAATTATGGAACTGCT GTTTTTGAATATGACCATACACGTGAACTCAAGTCATACGACCATCAACTATTTCATTGTAAAAGGTATATCAGACGTACCTGAGATGCAGGTTCCAATCTTCTTACTGGTATTTGTTATGTATCTCACCACTCTTGTTGGTAACTTGACCATACTTCTATTAATCTGCCTGGACCATCATCTCCAGACTCCCATGTACTTCTTTCTGGGTAACTTGTCAATAGTGGATATATCCTGCTGTACTATCACTCTACATAAGATTCTTATAAGCTTCCTAACAGGAGATAAAACCATTTCCGTCACTGAGTGTATGATACAGACGTATATGTTTGGATCTTTAGCAGGTCATGAGTTATTTATATTGACAGTCATGAGTTATGACCGCTATGTAGCAGTGTGCAACCCTTTGAACTACCACATGGTCATGAACCGCAGGACGTGTGGTCTATTGGCTTCTCTTTGCTGGTTATTGGGTTTTGTACAAACAATTCCACTTGTCGGGATACTCTCCAGTTATTTGTGTTACACTTCCATTGAAATCGATCATTTCTTCTGTGACATCGTCCCTATGATGAAAATGGCATGTAGTGACACCTCTGTTTTGGAAAGGTTGTTCTTCTTCCAAGGTCTCTTCCTCCTTACTATTGCTCCATTTGTTCTCACCTTCATGCCTTATGTTTTCATCATTGTGGCCATAGTCAAGATTCACACCAGCTCTGGCCGACGTAAAGCCTTCTACACGTGTTCCTCACATCTGACAGTGGTCGTGTTGCTGTACGCTACGCTAGCAAGTCAATATCTTGCACCAAACTCAAAAGGTAGCTTGAGCTCCAAGAAACTTTTTGCTTTGTTTAACACAGCTGTTGTCCCTATGCTCAATCCACTGATCTACAGCTTAAAGAACAAAGAGGTCAAAGACGCTATGAGAAGGAAGCTTAGTAGCTGCAATGTCATCATCAGCTCCAAATGCTCTGAATAG